One genomic segment of Ricinus communis isolate WT05 ecotype wild-type chromosome 3, ASM1957865v1, whole genome shotgun sequence includes these proteins:
- the LOC8287907 gene encoding purple acid phosphatase 17, translating to MAMAGLRLVLLCCFGLLLVSTHGDLQRFDHPAKSDGSLSFLVVGDWGRRGAFNQSRVALQMGRIGEKLEIDFVVSTGDNFYDNGLTGEHDQAFEESFKKIYTADSLQKQWYSVLGNHDYRGNAEAQLSPYLRKIDTRWLCLRSFIVNAELAEMFFVDTNPFVDAYFSNAEGHTYDWRGISSRHSYISNLMKDLELALSKSNAKWKIVVGHHAIRSIGHHGDTQELVNKLLPVLKAYNVDFYMNGHDHCLEHISDTESPIQFLTSGAGSKAWRGDLKEMKRGGLKFFYDGQGFMSVQLTQSEAEVAFYDIFGNVLHRWSTTKLLYQSI from the exons ATGGCAATGGCAGGATTAAGGCTTGTTTTATTATGTTGTTTCGGGTTGCTTCTGGTGTCCACTCATGGAGATCTTCAACGATTTGACCACCCAGCAAAAAGTGATGGTTCTCTTAGTTTTCTGGTCGTCGGAGACTGGGGTAGAAGAGGTGCTTTTAACCAGTCTCGAGTGGCTCTTCAG ATGGGAAGGATTGGAGAGAAGCTGGAAATAGATTTTGTGGTATCAACAGGGGATAATTTCTATGATAATGGACTGACTGGTGAACATGACCAGGCATTTGAGGAATCCTTTAAGAAAATCTACACTGCAGACAGCTTGCAGAAGCAGTGGTACAGTG TTTTGGGCAACCATGACTACAGAGGCAATGCAGAAGCACAGTTGAGCCCTTATCTGAGGAAAATTGATACCAGATGGCTTTGTTTAAGGTCTTTTATAGTCAATGCTG AATTGGCTGAAATGTTCTTTGTGGACACCAATCCATTTGTCGATGCCTACTTCAGTAATGCGGAGGGTCACACCTACGACTGGCGGGGCATCTCCTCTCGCCATTCTTACATTTCAAATCTTATGAag GATCTAGAATTGGCATTAAGCAAGTCAAATGCAAAATGGAAAATTGTTGTTGGTCATCATGCAATCAGAAGCATTGGGCACCATGGAGACACCCAAGAACTTGTAAATAAGCTTCTTCCAGTCCTCAAG GCCTATAATGTTGATTTTTACATGAATGGACATGACCATTGCCTAGAACATATCAGTGACACAGAGAG CCCAATACAATTTTTAACAAGTGGAGCAGGATCTAAAGCATGGAGAGGAGACcttaaagaaatgaagagaggaggtcttaaatttttctatgaTGGCCAAGGTTTCATGTCAGTGCAATTGACTCAGTCTGAAGCAGAGGTTGCATTCTATGACATTTTTGGCAATGTGTTGCATAGATGGAGTACAACCAAGTTACTTTACCAATCAATATAA
- the LOC107262421 gene encoding uncharacterized protein LOC107262421, with product MGIATNMRFHGEKMEDVVIVEKILRSLTEKFNFVVCSIKESKDIDSLSLDELHNSLLIHEQKINRNRNTTIEEQALKVTSSTNFSNARGRGRGRGYRGNGDGGRHNLFVHD from the coding sequence ATGGGGATTGCCACCAACATGCGGTTTCATGGTGAGAAAATGGAAGATGTTGTGATCGTTGAGAAGATATTGCGGTCTTTGACTGAAAAGTTCAACTTTGTTGTCTGCTCCATCAAAGAATCTAAAGATATAGATTCACTCTCGCTTGATGAACTTcataattctttattgatCCATGAGCAGAAAATTAATCGAAATCGGAACACTACTATAGAGGAGCAAGCTTTGAAAGTAACATCTTCTACTAATTTCTCTAATGCAAGGGGAAGAGGAAGGGGCAGAGGCTATCGAGGGAATGGAGATGGTGGCAGACATAATCTATTTGTTCATGACTAA